The genomic stretch tgttccatggggacagagtagagtcagatcacatgttccatggggacagagtagagtcagatcacatgttccatggggacagagtagagtcagatcacatgttccatggggacagagtagagtcagatcacatgttccatggggacagagtagagtcagatcacatgttccatggggacagagtagagtcagatcacatgttccatggggacagagtagagtcagatcacatgttccatggggacagagtagagtcagatcacatgttacatggggacagagtagagtcagatcacatgttacatggggacagagtagagtcagatcacatgttacatggggacagagtagagtcagatcacatgttacatggggacagagtagagtcagatcacatgttccatggggacagagtagagtcagatcacatgttccatggggacagagtagagtcagatcacatgttccatggggacagagtagagtcagatcacatgttccatggggacagagtagtcagatcacatgttccatggggacagagtagagtcagatcacatgttccatggggacagagtagagtcagatcacatgttccatggggacagagtagagtcagatcacatgttccatggggacagagtagagtcagatcacatgttccatggggacagagtagagtcagatcacatgttccatggggacagagtagagtcagatcacatgctccatggggacagagtagagtcagatcacatgttccatggggacagagtagtcagatcacatgttccatggggacagagtagagtcagatcacatgttccatggggacagagtagagtcagatcacatgttccatggggacagagtagagtcagatcacatgttccatggggacagagtagagtcagatcacatgttccatggggacagtagagtcagatcacatgttccatggggacagagtagagtcagatcacatgttccatggggacagagtagtcagatcacatgttccatggggacagagtagagtcagatcacatgttccatggggacagagtagagtcagatcacatgttccatggggacagagtagagtcagatcacatgttccatggggacagagtagagtcagatcacatgttccatggggacagagtagagtcagatcacatgttccatggggacagagtagagtcagatcacatgttccatggggacagagtagagtcagatcacatgttccatggggacagtagagtcagatcacatgttccatggggacagagtagagtcagatcacatgttccatggggacagagtagagtcagatcacatgttccatggggacagagtagagtcagatcacatgttccatggggacagagtagagtcagatcacatgttccatggggacagagtagagtcagatcacatgttccatggggacagagtagagtcagatcacatgttccatggggacagagtagagtcagatcacatgttccatggggacagagtagagtcagatcacatgttccatggggacagagtagagtcagatcacatgttccatggggacagagtagagtcagatcacatgttccatggggacagagtagagtcagatcacatgttccatggggacagagtagagtcagatcacatgttccatggggacagagtagagtcagatcacatgttccatggggacagagtagagtcagatcacatgttccatggggacagagtagagtcagatcacatgttccatggggacagagtagagtcagatcacatgttccatggggacagagtagagtcagatcacatgttccatggggacagagtagagtcagatcacatgttccatggggacagtagagtcagatcacatgttccatggggacagagtagagtcagatcacatgttccatggggacagagtagagtcagatcacatgttccatggggacagagtagagtcagatcacatgttccatggggacagagtagagtcagatcacatgttccatggggacagagtagagtcagatcacatgttccatggggacagagtagagtcagatcacatgttccatggggacagagtagagtcagatcacatgttccatggggacagagtagagtcagatcacatgttccatggggacagagtagagtcagatcacatgttccatggggacagagtagagtcagatcacatgttccatggggacagagtagagtcagatcacatgttccatggggacagagtagagtcagatcacatgttccatggggacagagtagagtcagatcacatgttccatggggacagagtagagtcagatcacatgttccatggggacagagtagagtcagatcacatgttccatggggacagagtagagtcagatcacatgttccatggggacagagtagagtcagatcacatgttccatggggacagagtagagtcagatcacatgttccatggggacagagagtcagatcacatgttccatggggacagagtagagtcagatcacatgttccatggggacagagtagagtcagatcacatgttccatgggacagagtagagtcagatcacatgttccatggggacagagtagagtcagatcacatgttccatggggacagagtagagtcagatcacatgttccatggggacagagagagtcagatcacatgttccatggggacagagtagagtcagatcacatgttccatggggacagagtagagtcagatcacatgttccatggggacagagtagtcagatcacatgttccatggggacagagtagagtcagatcacatgttccatggggacagagtagagtcagatcacatgttccatggggacagagtagagtcagatcacatgttccatggggacagagtagagtcagatcacatgttccatggggacagagagagtcagatcacatgttccatggggacagagtagagtcagatcacatgttccatggggacagagtagagtcagatcacatgttccatggggacagagtagagtcagatcacatgttccatggggacagagtagagtcagatcacatgttccatggggacagagtagagtcagatcacatgttccatggggacagagtagagtcagatcacatgttccatggggacagagtagagtcagatcacatgttccatggggacagagtagagtcagatcacatgttccatggggacagagtagagtcagatcacatgttccatggggacagagtagagtcagatcacatgttccatggggacagagtagagtcagatcacatgttccatggggacagagtagagtcagatcacatgttccatgggggacagagagtcagatcacatgttccatggggacagagtagagtcagatcacatgatccatggggacagagtagagtcagatcacatgttccatggggacagagtagagtcagatcacatgttccatggggacagagtagagtcagatcacatgttccatggggacagagcctctcCTGTAGAGTCGCTCCTCTCTAaagtctccataactctctggttaaagtcatcatgtctgtaatcagcctccatcattctgagggaatgtgtctgtttcacaACTTCTTCCTTGTGTTTCGATGCAGTTCGGTCTgcagacagggttagcttcatgctgttagctcgttagcttcatgctgttagcttcatgctgttagctcgttagctccatgctcgttagcttcatgctgttagcgagttagctccatgctgttagctagtagcttcatgctcttagcgagttagctccatgctgttagctagttagctccatgctgttagctagtagcttcatgctcttagcgagttagctccatgctgttagctagatgctgCGTTAACATCCGTGCTtcacacttgtctgcagctctttaggcccctccccccgttgtagtccagagagtttcagtccctttggaacaacagacaggggaaactaaacagcattactcactgagctccagctaacagctccgttagctacctgctcccgtagctctgTGGAGcgctctggctgagggaacgataccggtctctgattggccgaatagtccagtcacgtgaaataataaaacgatgtcattagccaatgagcgcacatttttgtggtccaagattcacgtttcatcctccaatgagaagccgtccttgccgaaacgactgaaatgtttgctcgctgccgcacacacgtttggccggtgtcccgtaaagggggcggggctcctctccgtgaggatgagtggcgatatattatattttttcacattaacttaagtggttgttgacaggctgacggtctcccacacacatgtagcgcgtcaacacggtatatttactctttaaatgatttggcatataatgtttttgacaggatgtttttttgttttgttttttcatctcaaaattttaagaggggcggcgccctagcgccctcgatggacgcaccgccactgatatgtacactaccgttcaaaattttgtgttttccatgaaaactcacactgttatttatcaaatgagttgcaaaatgtatagaaaatatagtcaagacattgacgaggttagaaataatgatttgtatttgaagtattcatttttttcttcaaactttgctttcgtcaaagaatgctccttttgcagcaattccagcattgcagacctttgtcattctagctgttaattagttgaggtaatctgttgaaatgtcaccccacgcttcctgaagcccctccaccagttggattggcttgatgggcacttcttgaggaccatacggtcaagctgctcccacaacagctcaatggttgagatctggtgactggccactccattacagacagcaagctgcctgcttcttccctcaagagttcttcacaatgtggaggtgtgctttgggtcattgtcctgttggaggaggacattggctccaatcaagcgctgcccacagggtatggcatggcgttgccaaatggagtgatagccttccttatttaaaatcctttacctggtacctcccactttcccagcaccaaagcagccccagaccatcacatgacctccaccatgcttgacagatggtgtcaggcactcttccagcatcttttcacctgttctcgtctcacaaatgttcttctgtgtgatccaaacacctcaaacttggattcatctgtccagaacacctttttccaatcttcctctgtccaatgcctgtgttcttttgcccataccaatcttttcttttattggccagtctcagatatggctttttctttgccactctgcctagaaggccagcatcccggagtcgcctcttcactgtcgacgttgacactggcgcttttggtaccatttaaagaagctgccagttgaggacctgtgaggcgtctatttctcaaactagagactctaatgtacttgtcttcttgctgagttgtgcaccgggcctcccacttctctttctgctctggttagagcccgtttgtgctgttctctgaagggagtagtacacaccgctggaggacattttcagtttctttgcaatttctcgcatggaatagccttcatttctaagaacaagaatagactggcgagtttcacaggaaacttctttttttctggccattttgagagttatcgaacccacaaatgtgatgctccagataatcaactagctcaaaggaaggccagttttatagcttctctaatcagaaaaacagttttcagctgtgctaacataattgcacaagggttttcaagggttttctaatcatccattagtcttctaaggcgataacacaatgtaccatgagaacactggagtgatgatgaaaagggcctctatacacctctggagatatttcattagaaaccagacgtttccacctagaatagtcatttaccacattaacaatgtagagagggtatttatgattgatttaatgttatcttcattgaaaaaaacaatgcttttctttgaaaaataaggacatttctaagtgatcccaaacttttgaacggtagtgtatgtatatcagtggtgggccgtcagggccagcaaggccttctctgctggcctaaacatcatcagaatatatattgtcccacaaatatgtattcaattatttcccagagtaagagttattctcttaatttcatagcgttcctcttggttgcgctgctgccagcgccaggttgagatttggagggctggtctgtatgttagatcttttatccaatcatattcagccatcgtgtgttgccagggggctaacatctgcccttaggccttcagaatcaacattgcgggcgctggtagcttcaagtgaatgggaatgacaatgttgtgtcaaccaatcagctttagagttggctcctctaggccttctagaaggccccggaaccggcacaggagccagctagcaggcggagtgttgcacgtcttttgattggattaccaatattgagaggcggggtctatgggcaggtagatgcagaatctcagaactaggaaactgaatttgataaaggaattaattcgcggactacaaagctgttttttcaacccacatggcggaaggaggagaagatgtcgatttggtcgagcatatacttgaaatctgctttgggtgcgacaatgccctgtttagtgaacaaacgagtgcaagtgactttcttttcttctttttctccgtcccgatgcgcgcattctgcaacgcgcgagacggagagccgagagaaatgacatgctgttgtgtagatacgatcaacatcagacggctgtttagtttaataaatgaacaaagacgtgctatagagaaaatgacgggggcgggccaattgtttttaatgtcatgcgatctaccaatactacgccgcgatcgacgtattgagcagccctggtctacagccatggcatcataatgagaggaataagaggtggattaattcgggtgggactgtgtaggacctcactgaaggcccaggcccacggcccgccactgatatatatatgtatgtgtatgtatgtatataatcaCACTTGAGTACTcagttggtgtgtgtgggtCCCTCTCAGTGTAACTACAACTTGAAGTCATTCTCCTCAGAAGATGGAGTCTGAGTCTCTGAGAGGTTGGCTGATGGGCCCGCCTCCATCACGCAGCGCTCCTATTGGTTACCAGGCCAGCAAGAACCTTCAGGATTGGCTGATGGCTTACGATGACAGCGAGGTGAGAGACGACTCTTATGttctgaagctccgcctcccagTTGGAGTCTGTGGTGTTTGATGCGTTGGCTTCCTGTGTCGTCAGACTTCCTGTCCCGGCTCGGCCTCGGAGGACTTTCTGCAGGCCTGGGGTCAGATCTATGACCTGGAGGCGTGGCTTCTCAAGGACCAGAGCCCCGCCTGCAGGGAGCGGACCGACAGCAGCTgtagctcctccttctccattgAGAAGATCGACGAATCAGAGTTCACCGTCTCttctaaggaggaggaggaggagctgagcgaCTGGCTCATCACCCCGCCCACGGCTGCCATGGAGGCCGTGTCGGACGCCAAGCGGTGGCGCCAGGTTCTGAAGCCGTTCCAGGACGGCTGGTCTACAGGTGCCTGGCTCATGGGTCCGAGCCGCCCCCCCGCcgactgctcctcctgctgccagACCGAGACCAAGGCCCTGGAGATTGAGAACCTGGGCCAGCTCCTGTGCCTTAAGACCCCGGTGACCCCGCCGGTGACCCCGCCGGTGACCCCGCCGGTGACCCCGCCGGTGGCCCTGGAGGCGTGGCTTCAGCAGGCGGTGCCGGTGCAGCAGACCTGCAGGGCCAACGAGGTctgcccctccttctcctcctgcgtcTGTGAGGAGAACTGCGGGAGAGAAGCTCTGAGCCTCTGGCTGCTCCAACAGGACGGGAGAGACAAGAACGGGGTctctgtggccccgccccctgtcaAGGACGCCCCGCCCACCCTGCACTGCAGAGAGCAGGAACAGAAGGTATCAGTCAGCTTCCTTGTCTTGTAAAGTAATCCTGTCTGTACGTTCCGTGGTGGGTCCGCTGGGTAGCCTGAGGACCGGCTGAGGACCGGCTGAGGACCGGCTGAGGACCGGCTGAGGACCGGCTGAGGGGCTCGGCGGTCCGATGCCCGGCTGAAGTCCGGTGGCGGTTCTGTTGTTGTCCGAGGCTTTGGAGTGGGCTCAATGAAGGTGACGTGTTTCCTCAGGTCCAGGCCATCCTGCAGGCCTGGCTCCACCCCCCCAGGACCTGGGGGGCTCCTGAGGGGGACAAGTCCAAGATCTGGTCTCTGTTCCAAGGCCCTCTGGATCCAGATCTCTGGGTGCTCCCAAGGAAGACTctggggtcaggaggtcaggcccagccagctgaggaggaggacaaatggctgctgaagaagaagaagagccagGCTCAGGTAacaggaccagcagagaccagtagagaccagcagagaccagcagagtgTTGACAGTGTGTTTGCTCGTTGACCTCTGAactctggattaaaacacagatttgcacttcagtggctcttaaatatctcttattatggtacttttgttgttcgactatgttgaggaaatgttacttcctgtattcttgttgttcttagtttgtactctaggttgaaatgcacttattgtaagtcgctttggataaaagcgtctgctaaaggacatgtgatgtgatgtcatgtggtgtcatgtgatgtcatgtgatgtcatgtgatgtaatgtcatctaatgtcatgtgatgtaatgtcatgtgatgtcatgtcatgtgatgtcatgtcatctaatgtcatgtgatggcatgttatgtgatgtgatgtgatgtcatgaacttgtctctctgtcacagGAGCGCCTGGCGCTGCCCTCCGTCTGCGACCTGTTCTCCTGCATGAAAGTGGGCGGGGACAACGACAAGTGGCTGCACAGACCTGCAGAACAGGTGAGTCCACCTGGgggtccagaggccttagtttgggggtccagaggccttagtttgggggtccagaggccttagtttggggg from Pseudoliparis swirei isolate HS2019 ecotype Mariana Trench unplaced genomic scaffold, NWPU_hadal_v1 hadal_27, whole genome shotgun sequence encodes the following:
- the ncoa4 gene encoding nuclear receptor coactivator 4, translated to MTSKLRVQTNGSRMEAAGGLQQCRLALDQLEDAISSVMKAEKQLRENTREVRADLQSGVSRQQEALRCREVWLLGEIELLEHVKTEALQQQLHRLHWLRGQFDVITHQLHNNNNNNQLMSCLEKLSSLSLSPEESPEMKFQADGRALRHAITSYGRVTAPLVEGVSSLNCPIASKKQKMESESLRGWLMGPPPSRSAPIGYQASKNLQDWLMAYDDSETSCPGSASEDFLQAWGQIYDLEAWLLKDQSPACRERTDSSCSSSFSIEKIDESEFTVSSKEEEEELSDWLITPPTAAMEAVSDAKRWRQVLKPFQDGWSTGAWLMGPSRPPADCSSCCQTETKALEIENLGQLLCLKTPVTPPVTPPVTPPVTPPVALEAWLQQAVPVQQTCRANEVCPSFSSCVCEENCGREALSLWLLQQDGRDKNGVSVAPPPVKDAPPTLHCREQEQKVQAILQAWLHPPRTWGAPEGDKSKIWSLFQGPLDPDLWVLPRKTLGSGGQAQPAEEEDKWLLKKKKSQAQERLALPSVCDLFSCMKVGGDNDKWLHRPAEQM